The sequence below is a genomic window from Leptotrichia hongkongensis.
TTTACTATCTCATGTTAATTCCATAAGAAAAATTAAAAACCAGAAACATAGCTAGAAAAAATTTCATAACCTTTATCTCTAACCTCAGTTTCATTATATATAACACAGTTTATTGTACCGTAATATTACATTCTCTTCATTTGAATAATATGAAAAACTAGGATAGTTTGAATCTGATTTTCTTGTAGAATAAAAAAATTCATGCAGTATATCAAAAATACATTATAAAACCTCCAAATTTATCCTTTTAAGTAAAAAATAATAATAAATATAAAAGAAACAAACTTTTTTATGTTATAAATTAATTGATAATAATAAAAAGGAGAAAATAAAAATGAAAAATTTGAAAGTAATTATGATTACATCTATGCTAGTTATCTCAATTACTGGAATGGCAGCAAATTTTAAGATGTTTAAAAAGAAAAAGAAAGACAATACTTCTTCAACACAAATTGCTCCATCTACAAAAACAGGAAATCCAGCATCTGTTTACTGTGAAAAACAAGGTGGTAAGTCTGTTATTGTAAAAGGAAGCAAAGGAGAATATGGTGTTTGTCAATTAAAAGACGGTACATCTATTGAAGAATGGGAATTTTATAAACAAAACAATACTCCACAAAGTCTTGAAGCAGAAATGATAGGAACTCCAAATCCAGCTGCAAAATTCTGTGTTGACAAAGGTGGTAAATCTATTACAGTTAAAGATAAAAGAGGTAACGAAAAAGGTGTATGTAAATTTAAAAATGGTACACAAATTGATGAATGGGATTATTACAGACAAAATAACTAATGATTTTAAACTCCATAATACTATTTAAAGATGACAAATTTATTGATTTGTCATTTTTTATTATCAAAAAGTTTAAAATCTGAAAATATACTCAAACCTATTTTAAATTAAACTGCTAAAATTATATAAATTTAAGGTTTGAGTAAAATAGTCATAGCTTTTGAGTTTGGTTTTAAAGTTTTACTATAATAGTAATTCTAATTTGAAATATTATACTGATACTATTCCCCATTTAAATAACTGACTTAATTACAAACTTTTTTAATAAAGTATATAAAACTAATATTTTTAAATGATTGAAATATAATTTTTATTTTTTAAATATAGTCTAGTATAAATAAGTTGAATGATTATAAGTTAATTATCAAATAATCTTATTATAAAAACTTGTTACTATTTTTAAAAATGATTTATTATTAAATAATATCTGTGTTTTTTTAATTTTGCTCTAATTTCTAAGAAAATTAATTATAAATATGAAAAAATTGATATAAAAAAGACTTATATTTAAAACTTTTTTGTCGTTTTATATGGTATAATTATAACGAATGAAAAATTAATTATAAACAAATAATATACAAAGGAGTTTTAATATGAAAAAGATTTTATTATTAATTAGCCTTATTACCGTGCTATCAAGTTGTGGCGGTGGTGGAGGCGGTGGAAGTTCTTCATCACAAACAGGTTCAGCCACTCCGGTTCCAACTCCAAACCAGCCGAGCAATAATAATAACCAGACACAAAATCCAAATCTCCCAAATAACAGTCAAACACAAAATAATCCATCCCAATCGGGATTAAATAATCAATCAGGAACTAACAACAATAATTCTTCTCCAAATCAAGTTCCAGAAAATAAAACTTTTACAGGAAGAGGAGTTGATGTTGCTGTATTAGATAGTAATTTTTTATCATCTGATGTTCATACTAATCAATTGTACAATAAGCAAAGTTATATTAATGAAATAATAGACAAAGAGTTTAAAGACAGGTTTATTAAAGAGCCAATGGCTAATACAGCTTATTTAAGCAAAAATGATCACGGGATACTTGTAGCTTCTATTTTAGGTGGAAATAGTGGTACTGGTGCGACTGGTGCAAAAATTCACGGTGTAAGCATTAGTCAAGGAAGCGGATTTTATTTAGATATAAACAAATATCAAGAACTTCAAAATAGAGGAATTAGAATATATAGCCACTCTTTTGGTACACAACAAACATTAGGAGAATTTAATTCTACTAATTTTAGAGAGCCATTTAGAATATATTTAAGAAAACTTGGTGAAACAATTACTCTGCCAGAAAATGATAACAGAGTTAACAATTTAATAAATTTTTACAAAAATGCGGTAAATCAAGGTTCATTATTTGTTTGGGCTGCAGGTAACAGACGCGCTGATGAAACGACTATGGATGAAGTAAGTATTCAAGCAGGATTGCCTTATTATGTATCTGGACTTTATAAAGGATGGATTGCTGTAACAGGAGTACATTCAGATGGAAGCGAATATAATCCTCATCTAGCAAGAGCAGGAAGAGCTAAATGGTGGACTGTAGCTGCAAATGGTGAATGCGGACTTCCAGGATGCTCAGAATACGGTTCATCCTTTGCAACACCAAAAGTATCTGCCCTTGCTGCTAAATTAAAAGAAAAATTTCCATGGATGACTGGACACGAAATACAGCAAACGATACTTACAACTGCCACAGATTTAGGAGATCCAGGCGTAGACAGTACTTTTGGATGGGGATTTTTAAATGAAGAAAAAGCATTAAAAGGTCCTTCTCAATTCAGTAATGAACTACTTGTTGGGGAACATGCTTCTAATGCAGGAGCAAAAGGTCAATTTAATGCAAATATTGGAGATAATATAACTTCAAAATTTGAAAATGACATTACAGGTTTAGGTGGTTTAAAAAAATCTGGTAATGGTACATTAATATTATCTGGAAATAACGACTATCAAGGAGCTACTACTATAGAAGGCGGAACTTTAGAAATACAGAAAGAAAATGGATCACCAATAACTATAAAATCAGGCGGAACTTTAGTAACTACTCCTACAACTGTTATTGGATTGAAAAATTACAGCGGAAACCTATCGCCAGTAAATGTTAAAAATGAAGGTGGAACTCTAGAAAATAGAGGCTCTGGAGCAGTTATAACTGGAAACTATGAAGCAACCGCAGGTTCTGTAACAAAAGCTCAAATAGGAACAAAACTCACAGTAAGAGGAACAGTAAACTTAAACGGAGGAAATACAACTTTACAAACATTAAGCAATGGAAGATATATTACTGCAAAACCTCTATCTTCAACAGTAATCGAAGCTGAGAAGGGAATTAATGGAAATTTTGATAAAGTAGAAACTCCTGAATTGATAAATGGAACTGTAGAAACTGTTGATAATAAGATAAATGTAAAATTAAGCAGAAAAAATGTATTAGACTATATAGAAAAAATATCAGAATCTGACGAGATGCAGAAAAATACTGCTCAAAACTTGGAAACTGCTTTCCAAAACCTAGATCAAAGCATTGAAAACGGAACTGCTGGAAATGTAGCTCAATTTGAAAGAAAAGCTGCCACTCTACAAGCTCTTACTTCTTCTAACAGGGCTGCAGTCCTAGACAGTCTGTCTGGACAAATTTACGCTTCTGCACAAGCACTTACATTTCAGCATTCACAAACTGTAAGCAAGGACTTGTCAAACAGATTAGTTATGCTTGGAACACTTGACAACGTTGGAGATAAATTTGGACTATGGATTTCTGGTTTTGATGCCAATGGTACGTTAAAACAGGATGGATATGGTAAAGGAGATACTAAAGTTGCTGGTGGACAAGTCGGAGTAGACAAGCAGTTTGGTGAAAACCTTATCTTAGGTACTGCACTGTCCTATTCAAAAGCTGATGTTAAATTTGACAGATATGGTGGAAAATCTGATGCGAACAACTTCGGAGTTTCGTTATATGGAAGATTAGGAAACAAAGATGTTCCATTCTACCTTCAAGGCCGTCTTGGTATCGGATTTGTTGACAGTGATGTTGAAAGAGACATTATTTTAAGCAATAATGATTTTACAAGAGCAAAAATTAATCATAATGACAAAGTTTATTCTGGATATTTAGAAACAGGATATGATATTAAAAATAGTAGTGGAGATTTCGTTGTAACACCATTTGTAGGATTAACTCATGATACAGTTGTAAGAGGTTCATTCTCTGAAGAGAAGAGCCAGTTCGGACTGACTGCTGACAAGAAGAACTACAACCAGACAGCAGCATTACTTGGACTTAGAGTTGGAAAATCTGTAAACTGGAACAATGGAAGCAAGACTACATTCCAAGGTTACGTAACACATCAGAGAGCATTCAATGAGCAGGACTTGAGCTTTGACGCAAGATACACTGGACTGCCTGGAGCAACTTTCAAGGTAAAAGGTATTGGGCTTTCTAAGAACAAGACTTGGGCTGGAATTGGAGCATTGACGGAAGTAAATTCTGGATTTGGATGGTATGTGAACTATGACGGTTCTATTGACAGTGGAAAAGGTAAAGGTAATAACAATGTCTTTACTACTGGACTTAGATTTAACTTCTAATTACTTTAAATAAAAAAGGACTGACTTAAAATTTAGGTACAGTCCTTATTTTTATTGTTATTTTGTAAGATTACATGAAATATCTTTACCGTCTTGATTGAATACTGCCTCATCACCTTTTATGTGAATTTCAATTTTTCCATTGCTATATCGTGAACCGCTTCCCGATACAACCTGATCCAGTTGAAATTTAGCATTTGATGCAGCATCTACTAGTTGAATACTATTATTTGTAATATAATTTACAACATATTGCTTTCCATTACAACTAAATTTTTGTGAAACAATAGCTTTACGTCTGTCATTTATTACTGGATGTTTTCTCTTTATTCTTCTATGTCGGCTTGCTGCGACTACATTTAATGAACTTCCTAATAATAAAATTCCTGCTATTATTGTCACTGCTTTTCCAATTAATTTCATAAAATTCCTACTTTCTTTTTATGCATTGTGAACTCTCACACCATATTTAAAATATTTTCTCCAATAAGGGCTCTTTAATGAAGACATTACTACTCCTTTTGAAGACGATGCATTTATAAACAATGAATTTCCAACATAAACTGCTGTATGGCTTACTCTATTATCTGGTCTAAAATAAACAATATCTCCTGATTTCAAATTCTTCGCTGAAACTCTTGTCCCTTTTTTTATTTGTTGCTGTGAAACTCTAGGAAGTTCTTTATTAAAGGCTTCACGGTAAACTCTACGTGTTAAGGCCGAACAGTCAATTCCATTTTTAGAATCTCCACCCCATGCATATTTTGTCCCTCTCCATTTTTTGTAAGATGTCAAAAGTTTTCTTTCAACAGCTACTTTTTTTCTTTCATGAGCAGATCCTGAAGACATTACTTTAGCATGTCTTTGTCTTAATTCTGTCATTTTTGTCTCAATAAGAGCACTTTTATTATTTGAAGGAATTCCATAAATTCCTGTATTTCCTGCACTATGACTTTTTCTGTTATTTACAGGTTTGTGAGAAGTTTTCGCTTTGTCAATTTTTTTAGTTTTTGAAGTTTTTGCGTGTAAATTTGATCCTACAAAAGCAGATAACATACATACTGCTGTTAAAAACTTATTTTTTCTCATATATTTTTTATTCCTTTCAAATTTAATTTTATATTATAATATTTCACCTTAACAATTGTATCATTTATTTTGGAAAAAGTAAATTAACTTTCTTATATTTTTTTTTATTATAACTTATTTTTCAATTAAAAATGAAAAGAAATAGCAAACTTTATTAAATGTATCTAACAACCTAGTCTTTTTTATTTAAAACAAAAAACCTTATTCCATTTAAAAATTTTTGTTTTTAGAAAAAGTCTAATCATAAATTTTTTCAAAAGTTAAAGTTTTCCCATTTTCTGTAGTCAAAACTAAACTTCTCTCATCAGTCATTTTCATTTTTTTTACTTTTTCCAAAAGACTTAGATACTCTGTTTCTATTTTCATTAAATTTTGAGAACCTGCCATTTTTGTAGCACCAATTCCAGCAATTTCAATAATATTACCTGTTATCTTGTAATTTCCAAAATAATTATTTATTCCTGCATTACCATTTATCCCATTTTCGTTAAAGATAAGAGTAATACCATCTTCATATTGTAAAAAAGAAGAACTTATATCTTTTCCTGCCATATTTACAAGTTTCCATTTTGTATTCTGTATTTTTTTACTTAAATCCATAACTTTAAAAGTCCAAACTTCTCCTTTATTATTTCTCAATATTAAAGATGTTCTATTATAATTTATTTTTGGAAAAGATTGGAGAATATCAAAGAAACTTTGCTCAATATCCATTTTTTCTTCAGGACCTGCCATCAAAGTAGTAGCTACACTAGCTGATAAAATAGAATTATTTTTAATTTTATATTGACCGTTATAATTATTCACTCCTGAAAAACCACCAATTTCATTTTTGGTAAAATTAATTGTAATATTCGTCTCCTTCGGAATAACAGCATTTTTCCCTTTTTTCTGAATCTGTACCAATTCCCATGATGTTCCATTCAAATCAATAGTTTTAACTGCACCTAAGACAAAACAATTAACAATAAACATCGAAACAATCCCGATTAAAATAAATGCTCTTTTCATTTTAAATACCTCTTTTCATCTTTCTTAATTGAATAATATCACATTTTTATTAAAGAAAAATGAGAAATTTAAAAAATTATAGAAAATTTTAAAAAATTTTGATAAAATTAATTTATAAAAACTTGAAAGGAAACCAATATTATGAAGCAATATATAGTTGACGCTTTTACAAATAAAATTTTTTCAGGCAATCCAGCCGCAATATGTATTTTAGAAGAATGGCTTTCTGATGAAACTATGCTGTTAATTGCAAAAGAAAATAATTTATCTGAAACAGCTTTTTTAGTAAAACAAAAAAATAAAAATGTATACAAGCTCCGTTGGTTTACACCAGGTGGAGAAATTGACTTATGTGGACACGCTACACTTGCCTGCGCTTTTGTAATTATGAATTATTATGAAAAAAATTTAAAAACTGTAATTTTTGATACATTGAGCGGAAAATTGACTGTAAATAGAAAAAATGGAGATTTATATGAGCTTGATTTTCCCACTTATGATTTGAAAAAAGTTGAAATAACCAATGAAATGATTCAATTAATTGGGAAAAAACCGTCTGAAGCATATTTAGGACGGGATTTGATTTGCATCTTTGACGATGAAGAGTTTATTTTAAGTGCAGATTTAGATTCAGAAAAAATTAAAAAACTTGATGGACTATTGTTGCATATTACTGCTCAACATAGTGATTATTTCTTAAATTCTAAAATAAAAAATACAACAGACAAAATAGACTGTATTTCCCGTTCCTTTGCTCCAAAATTAAATGTTTATGAAGATCCTGTCTGTGGCTCTGGACATTGCCACATTGCTCCCTACTGGATGAAAAAACTGCAAAAGGAAAATTTAATCGCTTATCAGGCTTCAGAACGAAGTGGAACACTTTACTGCACTCTTGCAGATAATGGAAGAATGAAAATGAGTGGAAAAGTAACTTTATTTGCAATTTCAGAAATTTTTATATAGCAAAATGTTTTTAAACCTGTATCCACAAATTACGATAGATTACCAAACTTTAAATTTTGCAATTTTTTTCTACCTTTTTAGATTGGATTTTAATTATAAATAAAAAAGGGGAAATTCTCCCCTTAAAACAATTTTTTATTAAATTTCAATAATTTCTACAATCTCTTTTCCAAAATAAATATAGAAACAAAAACTAGCAAAAAACCAATTAACTCAATAAAAGAAAATTTTAAGCCAAAAATAGCAACAGATAATATTGCTGCAAGTACAGGCTCAAAAGCTGTTAAAATTCCCGCAAGGGAAGAAGAAATATAGTTTAGGCTTGCAATATAAATTAAATAAGCTATAGAAGTTCCTAAAATTACAACAATCATTACTTGAATGATTGATTGTATATTTACATCTCCTTCAATTTTCCAAATTGGATGAATAACATTTGAAATTATGCTCCCTATTATCATTCCCCATCCAACTACTGTAATGCTTCCGTATTTTTTTAAAAGTTTTTTTGGATATGTTGAATAAAAAGCTATCATAATTGCTGAAATTATTCCTAATAATAATGCTTCTAGCGAAACCGATAAATTTGAAAAATTTCCCTTAGTTGCAATAAATATAACTCCTAAAATTGTCATAAGCAACAAAATCACAGTTGAAACAGCTGGAACTTTTTTATTTTTTATAGATTCATAAATAAATATAAAAAATGGTGCAGTAAATTGCAAAATTGTAGCAAATGAAACATTACTTAATTCGATTGTCTTAAAATATGTATACTGAACTAAATACATTCCTGCTGTCCCAAATAAAATTATTCCAACACAATCTCTTTTATTTTTTAATAGTTTTAAAACAGATTTTTTTTCAATGAAGATAACAATTAAAAATAGTAAAATTCCAGAAATTAATGTTCTAGTCGAAACTAACCAGTCTGAAGAAAAATTAAATTTTTTAAAAAGAATTTCTCCAGAAATTCCTGAAACAGCCCATAAACTTGAAGCTAGACTAGCCAATGTCATTCCACGTAACTTTATTTTAGTTTCCATACTCATCTTTCCTTTCAAATACATAACGATTCTCTTTATAAATTATATTATAGTATAAAACTATTTCTATCATTAATTTATTGATTTTTACTTCAAATTTTAAATATACTCAAACCTATTTAAAATTAAACTACTAAAAATTATATTGATTTAGGGCTTGAGTAAAATAGTCATAGCCTTTTGAGTTTAGTTTTAAAGCGCTTTACTATCTATTGACTATAAAATAAAAAAATAAATATAAAAAAAATGCCTTTCCAAATAACTTGTCAAAGCATCTTTTTAATATTAACTTATTTTATTACTATCTTAAAGATTTAATTAATTCAAAGTTATCGATAATTTGTTGCTCTTTAGCGATTTCTTTGTCTAATTGATTTCTTAAGTTTTTGTATTCAGAAATTTTTGCTTTAAATTCTTTTCCGAAGATACTTGTATCAACATTTGCTTCAATTTCTGCAAGTCTTTCATCAATTTTAGCTTGCATTGCAGTGTAATTGTTTAATCTTTGAGCTGCTTCATTTGCTTGAGCTTCTTGTTGTCTAAATTTTGCATCTTCCATTTGTTGTAATTTTTCTAATTGGTTTTCTAAGTTACTTAAGCTGCTTTCAATTGATCCACCTGCTGCTTTTGCAGGTGCTGCAAATGAAACACTACTTAATACTAAAACTCCTAATAATACTGCTAATTTCTTTTTCATCTTTCATCCACGAGAACTCAATATAAATATACTGTATATATTATATTTTCTTTCTCGCATCTCCTTTCACTGTTTTAATTTTGATTAATTTCCTTTTAACGCTTCAATTGCTGCGAAATTTTCAACTCTAGTGCTTAAAGTTTTGATTTCTGAATCTAATGCTTTAACTACAGCTTTGTATTGTTTTACTAACTCAGAATATTGAGCTTTAAACGCTTTTGAATCTGCTGCTGCTTCAATTTTAGCAATTCTTTCTTCGATTTGAGCTTTTTGAGCTTCTTTTTCAGCTAATTTATTAGCTGCTACTTCAGCATTTGCTTTTAACTTGTTGTACTCTTGATTTTCCATATTTACTAATCTTTCATATTCTGCTTCAAGTTGATTAAATCTACCACTTACTGATTGAGTTGTTACTGTTTTTGAAGGTCTTGAAGGTTTTGTAGATTTTGTAGAAGCAGCTGAAAATGATAAAGCACTTAAAAGTACAAATAAAATTCCAACTTTTTTCATTTTTTGCCTCCTAAATTAGTTATTAGTTTTAATTATCTTTTATATTATATATCATTTAACAATAATTGTCAATTTTTATTTAAAAATATCTCTTTCAAATGTGTTCTAATTACTTTCAAAAGAGATATTCTTAATCTTTTGACTTTTATTAAAATTTTATATTATTATTTAATATTGATGTTGTAGAATGCTTTTTTACCTTCGTAAACAGCTTCTTCTGCCAAGTCATCTTCGATTCTTAATAATTGGTTATATTTAGCCATTCTGTCTGTTCTTGATGCAGATCCTGTTTTAATTTGTCCTGCGTTTGTAGCAACTGCGATATCAGCGATTGTATCATCTTCAGTTTCTCCTGATCTATGAGATACTACTGCAGTATATCCAGCTTTTTTAGCCATTTCAATTGCATCCAATGTTTCTGTTAAAGTACCAATTTGGTTTACTTTAATTAGGATTGAATTAGCAATTCCTTTTTTAATTCCTTCAGCCAATCTTACTGTGTTAGTAACGAACAAGTCATCCCCTACTAATTGAACATCTTTTCCAATTGCATCAGTTAATTTTTTGAATCCATCCCAGTCATCTTCAGCAAGTCCATCTTCAATAGATACGATTGGGTATTTAGAAGTTAAATGTTTGTACCATTCAACCATTTCATCTGAGTTTCTTACAACTCCACCTTCTCTTTTGAATGTATAAGTATAAGATCCGTCTGCATTTTTAGTTGCAAATTCTGATGAAGCAGCATCCATTGCAAATGTAATATCTTCTCCTAATTTGTATCCAGCAGCTTCTACTGCTTGAGAAATTACATCTAAAGCCCCTTCAGTTCCATTAATATTAGATGGTGCGTATCCACCTTCATTTCCTACGTTAGTAGAATCTCCGTTTGCTTTTAAGATTTTTCCTAAGTGGTGGAAAATTTCAGAACCCATTCTTAATGCTTCTTTGTATGTTTTAGCTCCTACAGGTTGTACCATGAATTCTTGAACGTCTACTGCTGAATCAGCATGTGATCCACCATTTAAGATATTCATCATTGGTACTGGTAATTCTTTAGCGTTTACTCCACCTAAATATCTATATAAAGGTATACCTAATTGATTAGCTGCTGCTTTTGCCACTGCCAATGATACACCTAAGATTGCATTAGCTCCTAATTTACCTTTGTTAGGTGTTCCGTCTAGCTCAATCATAGCTTTATCAATAGCTACTTGGTCTAAAGCGTCAAATCCGATTAAGTGCTCAGCAATAACTTTATTTACATTTTCTACTGCTTGTAATACACCTTGTCCTAAATATCTAGATTTGTCACCATCTCTTAATTCAACTGCTTCATGTTCTCCAGTTGATGCTCCAGATGGTACAGAAGCTCTTCCCATTGCTCCACCTTCTAAGTAAACTTCAACTTCCACAGTTGGATTTCCTCTTGAATCAAGTATCTCTCTTGCATAGATATCTTCAATTCTAGTCATTTCTAATTACCTCCGTAAATTTATTTATTATAATATTTCTCAACTATAATTATATCACAATGTGTGCCGATTTTCAAAACAAAATTTCAATTTTTTCCAAAAAATTTAATAAAATTTGTTAAATTTCAATAAATGAAAATGTTTCTGTTTTATCATTCCAAATTTTAAAGTGCTTGTAATACTTTCTCCATAACTTCTTTCAAATTCTGGATTTCCAAATATAAACGTTGAAAACATCAACATTATTGCTAACAAAATTTATTTATAATTTTTCCAATAATTTTTTGTGACTTTTCCCAAGTAAATTATCCAATACTCTATAAAATTCTTCATTTCTTACAGAAGTTTCAAAAGAATAATGTTCATTTTTATCGTAAATCGCAATCCTACTCTCAGGGTAATAATCCCTAACAATCACATTTTTATCTGGTTTTTTAATTCCATTTACTATCTGTTTCATTATTTTATTTTTTTGTTTATAGTATTTTAAAACTAAGGCAATTTTTTTTGAATAGTTTTTTTCTTCATTTAAATAGGAAATACTGCAATTTAATTTTATACACTCAAGATTCCATTCATAATATACTGAACTTGCTTCTCCCATAAAAGATTCCTTATGCTTGAAATCATAGTTTTTACTAAAATCCAAATTTTTTAAATCTTTATTGCTGTATTTCTTTCTATCAAATTTTCCACAAGAAATAAATATCAAGATTAAACATATAAATAAAAATATTTTTTTCATATTCAATTTTCTCCACTACATCTCATTCAAATATTTATCCAGATAATCTACATCTTTTG
It includes:
- a CDS encoding putative hemolysin, translating into MKNLKVIMITSMLVISITGMAANFKMFKKKKKDNTSSTQIAPSTKTGNPASVYCEKQGGKSVIVKGSKGEYGVCQLKDGTSIEEWEFYKQNNTPQSLEAEMIGTPNPAAKFCVDKGGKSITVKDKRGNEKGVCKFKNGTQIDEWDYYRQNN
- a CDS encoding S8 family serine peptidase, which encodes MKKILLLISLITVLSSCGGGGGGGSSSSQTGSATPVPTPNQPSNNNNQTQNPNLPNNSQTQNNPSQSGLNNQSGTNNNNSSPNQVPENKTFTGRGVDVAVLDSNFLSSDVHTNQLYNKQSYINEIIDKEFKDRFIKEPMANTAYLSKNDHGILVASILGGNSGTGATGAKIHGVSISQGSGFYLDINKYQELQNRGIRIYSHSFGTQQTLGEFNSTNFREPFRIYLRKLGETITLPENDNRVNNLINFYKNAVNQGSLFVWAAGNRRADETTMDEVSIQAGLPYYVSGLYKGWIAVTGVHSDGSEYNPHLARAGRAKWWTVAANGECGLPGCSEYGSSFATPKVSALAAKLKEKFPWMTGHEIQQTILTTATDLGDPGVDSTFGWGFLNEEKALKGPSQFSNELLVGEHASNAGAKGQFNANIGDNITSKFENDITGLGGLKKSGNGTLILSGNNDYQGATTIEGGTLEIQKENGSPITIKSGGTLVTTPTTVIGLKNYSGNLSPVNVKNEGGTLENRGSGAVITGNYEATAGSVTKAQIGTKLTVRGTVNLNGGNTTLQTLSNGRYITAKPLSSTVIEAEKGINGNFDKVETPELINGTVETVDNKINVKLSRKNVLDYIEKISESDEMQKNTAQNLETAFQNLDQSIENGTAGNVAQFERKAATLQALTSSNRAAVLDSLSGQIYASAQALTFQHSQTVSKDLSNRLVMLGTLDNVGDKFGLWISGFDANGTLKQDGYGKGDTKVAGGQVGVDKQFGENLILGTALSYSKADVKFDRYGGKSDANNFGVSLYGRLGNKDVPFYLQGRLGIGFVDSDVERDIILSNNDFTRAKINHNDKVYSGYLETGYDIKNSSGDFVVTPFVGLTHDTVVRGSFSEEKSQFGLTADKKNYNQTAALLGLRVGKSVNWNNGSKTTFQGYVTHQRAFNEQDLSFDARYTGLPGATFKVKGIGLSKNKTWAGIGALTEVNSGFGWYVNYDGSIDSGKGKGNNNVFTTGLRFNF
- a CDS encoding MliC family protein, which gives rise to MKLIGKAVTIIAGILLLGSSLNVVAASRHRRIKRKHPVINDRRKAIVSQKFSCNGKQYVVNYITNNSIQLVDAASNAKFQLDQVVSGSGSRYSNGKIEIHIKGDEAVFNQDGKDISCNLTK
- a CDS encoding C40 family peptidase, whose protein sequence is MRKNKFLTAVCMLSAFVGSNLHAKTSKTKKIDKAKTSHKPVNNRKSHSAGNTGIYGIPSNNKSALIETKMTELRQRHAKVMSSGSAHERKKVAVERKLLTSYKKWRGTKYAWGGDSKNGIDCSALTRRVYREAFNKELPRVSQQQIKKGTRVSAKNLKSGDIVYFRPDNRVSHTAVYVGNSLFINASSSKGVVMSSLKSPYWRKYFKYGVRVHNA
- a CDS encoding META domain-containing protein, producing the protein MKRAFILIGIVSMFIVNCFVLGAVKTIDLNGTSWELVQIQKKGKNAVIPKETNITINFTKNEIGGFSGVNNYNGQYKIKNNSILSASVATTLMAGPEEKMDIEQSFFDILQSFPKINYNRTSLILRNNKGEVWTFKVMDLSKKIQNTKWKLVNMAGKDISSSFLQYEDGITLIFNENGINGNAGINNYFGNYKITGNIIEIAGIGATKMAGSQNLMKIETEYLSLLEKVKKMKMTDERSLVLTTENGKTLTFEKIYD
- a CDS encoding PhzF family phenazine biosynthesis protein, whose protein sequence is MKQYIVDAFTNKIFSGNPAAICILEEWLSDETMLLIAKENNLSETAFLVKQKNKNVYKLRWFTPGGEIDLCGHATLACAFVIMNYYEKNLKTVIFDTLSGKLTVNRKNGDLYELDFPTYDLKKVEITNEMIQLIGKKPSEAYLGRDLICIFDDEEFILSADLDSEKIKKLDGLLLHITAQHSDYFLNSKIKNTTDKIDCISRSFAPKLNVYEDPVCGSGHCHIAPYWMKKLQKENLIAYQASERSGTLYCTLADNGRMKMSGKVTLFAISEIFI
- a CDS encoding DMT family transporter, which encodes METKIKLRGMTLASLASSLWAVSGISGEILFKKFNFSSDWLVSTRTLISGILLFLIVIFIEKKSVLKLLKNKRDCVGIILFGTAGMYLVQYTYFKTIELSNVSFATILQFTAPFFIFIYESIKNKKVPAVSTVILLLMTILGVIFIATKGNFSNLSVSLEALLLGIISAIMIAFYSTYPKKLLKKYGSITVVGWGMIIGSIISNVIHPIWKIEGDVNIQSIIQVMIVVILGTSIAYLIYIASLNYISSSLAGILTAFEPVLAAILSVAIFGLKFSFIELIGFLLVFVSIFILEKRL
- a CDS encoding adhesion protein FadA, whose product is MKKKLAVLLGVLVLSSVSFAAPAKAAGGSIESSLSNLENQLEKLQQMEDAKFRQQEAQANEAAQRLNNYTAMQAKIDERLAEIEANVDTSIFGKEFKAKISEYKNLRNQLDKEIAKEQQIIDNFELIKSLR
- a CDS encoding adhesion protein FadA — protein: MKKVGILFVLLSALSFSAASTKSTKPSRPSKTVTTQSVSGRFNQLEAEYERLVNMENQEYNKLKANAEVAANKLAEKEAQKAQIEERIAKIEAAADSKAFKAQYSELVKQYKAVVKALDSEIKTLSTRVENFAAIEALKGN
- the eno gene encoding phosphopyruvate hydratase, with protein sequence MTRIEDIYAREILDSRGNPTVEVEVYLEGGAMGRASVPSGASTGEHEAVELRDGDKSRYLGQGVLQAVENVNKVIAEHLIGFDALDQVAIDKAMIELDGTPNKGKLGANAILGVSLAVAKAAANQLGIPLYRYLGGVNAKELPVPMMNILNGGSHADSAVDVQEFMVQPVGAKTYKEALRMGSEIFHHLGKILKANGDSTNVGNEGGYAPSNINGTEGALDVISQAVEAAGYKLGEDITFAMDAASSEFATKNADGSYTYTFKREGGVVRNSDEMVEWYKHLTSKYPIVSIEDGLAEDDWDGFKKLTDAIGKDVQLVGDDLFVTNTVRLAEGIKKGIANSILIKVNQIGTLTETLDAIEMAKKAGYTAVVSHRSGETEDDTIADIAVATNAGQIKTGSASRTDRMAKYNQLLRIEDDLAEEAVYEGKKAFYNINIK